One genomic region from Streptomyces sp. NBC_01304 encodes:
- a CDS encoding alpha/beta fold hydrolase: MLPGAIPEHAEIAARDNDFPKYAQLTQPVLLMASKEIKTTGPGRAAARLHDLLPDSELTVFPKLDHFGPEKDPAGIASALTNFFLGHSA, from the coding sequence TTGCTGCCCGGCGCCATCCCCGAACACGCCGAAATCGCGGCCAGGGACAACGACTTCCCCAAGTACGCCCAGCTCACCCAGCCCGTGCTGCTGATGGCAAGCAAGGAGATCAAGACCACCGGACCCGGCCGCGCCGCCGCCCGCCTCCACGACCTCCTGCCCGACTCCGAACTCACAGTCTTCCCCAAACTCGACCACTTCGGACCGGAGAAGGACCCGGCCGGCATCGCTTCAGCCCTGACGAATTTCTTCCTGGGCCACTCCGCCTGA
- a CDS encoding DNRLRE domain-containing protein — translation MDGDDRVALEWPGALPEPELVGQRATYKSVRPGVDLVVEATRTGFEDYLIIRDRKAAQALDEVRVTVRADGLGIEKQADGSHLLTDEKSRRLGVIGAPTGWDAQVHPQSQEPTDSAMLDVQSSVNEEGDTAQIGYRLADDYVQDPGTKFPVTIDPGISLRPSFDTFVEQGYTEDQSDSPELKLGNNGAKQIARSFLSFPTRQVHGKHIIEAELRLFNHHSWTCEPREWEVWESGLADEDTRWTRQPKWIKKIASSTETKGGDAHCPGGWSGVKVTPLVQQWANKGPAAAGIGLRATDETDAKGWKRFSSADGAHPPTLVVTLTPGLQPPTNLLAMPGRTTIGRRWVSSLTPQVSGTVTSGSGGKLQKVAFELADANNKVLTTHEQDGVASGQRARWSVTHGLLKEGGTYGFRMRAFDGHAWSGWSARSTFHVYHTAAPLPKVSSTDFPHHGWGGKINAHGLYAGKISVTSDTYAVDYRIDDGPWTAHVVDPDEPSQLPIAVSGGQHTLEVRAVNRAGVPSKAVGYVFNAGPGAALLSPGAGERTARRAALNAQGKAEHTHVEYQYRRAATDHWATIPAKHVRTAAGGAVTWPIAAAKGHPAPLTWTVADTLVEDGSVQVRAHFTGGKGAFSDPHHLVLDMDAGTAPQSEIGPGTVNLLTGAYTLSATDATAWGVSAERTAISRRHVTANQLGLAEVFGPGWAPGSAAETTGAAYTSVRKTSGSSVQVMFADGDGIDFTRTDHGWKPEVGSEDLTLTGSESGSFTLTDTAGIKTTFKKASPQASTWLMTTSERPVKDSTTEMVYEPVIVNHHTLARPKYIVAPTSAAKQSVCAKTPATRGCRVLEYVYATSTTADPTPGHTGDMTGQVKQIRLWATAPGATKSTPTAIAAFAYGVSKRLYSTWDPRLTARLKTGYRYDAAQRITGVIPPGEQPYTFTYGRAAETSTAGEGMLLKVSRPALKAGSKTETDGVAVDSVVYNVPLNGASAPVVMTPAKVSGWGQSDAPTDATAIFPADVTPASHAGDHLSRADYHRADVSYINASGRQTNYLEPGGHLTTTGYDRFGNTVYSLSAGNRTLALGASAANQQRLIELGLNPKTTTSSERAHQLAHTSAYSADGLREIDSRGPMHAVLLPHAFQSAKSVYAEANMVVEARDWVHRTFDQGRPTTGVPVKDLPTTETSGLELPGHPGQMAESRAATTAYDWAKGVVTKTVHDPAGLAITRTTSYDAAGKPIQSTMPKSGGTDAGTTLTDYYTATGSTSCSGRPEWADLPCRTRHAAPADAGAHRELPDVSSEYDYYGHPVKQVAAANGATRTTVSVHDAAERPHTVTLTANTGTPIGKRTLTYDPHTGRATAIGADGKSVHTEYDVLGRTVSYTDADGAVTHTEYDRLDRPTRITNSAPSVTSYTYDTTKDPRGLATSMTADKFGTITGRYDDDGALTEQTLPGNIITLDTTDPTGTATGRSYQRTTDQQTITAETVLPGPHAQWASHGSDVTGLRHYRYDADGRLVRSEHLDPVGRCTAHEYTFDNNSNRLTKNSHTALDGNCTAGPSATQKHAYDSADRLADKGYAYDEFGNTTTQPGITTAFYANDLVRQQQTNALRTTWDIDPLGRRHTATTQTKDNNSWGNGQSEVNHYNDNADAPSWTLNQASGSITRHLQDLAGDLIASNDGAQTQLEFSDLHGDTTLTLGTGDQAQVRTYDEYGAPTDGQTAHRYGWLGAYQRSTQTPTGDLLMGARLYNPALGRFLQKDPIPGGSATAYDYVNQDPVNETDLDGKCFWDACIGEAWAAYALGAAAIGAGFAAASYLRDHPIHLGGGDSGTTTSHHYDFGLSGSAHTMAEAIRRQAAHMSAAAHHAASHHIVLRGAKKKNWSQQGRVNGKKEHTSTSNGSKGRTKQVHQKGDRHGGWKKQSRHDWKPNRNKRK, via the coding sequence GTGGACGGTGACGACAGGGTCGCGCTGGAGTGGCCGGGTGCGTTGCCGGAGCCGGAACTTGTCGGGCAGCGGGCGACGTACAAGTCGGTGCGACCGGGTGTGGACCTGGTGGTGGAGGCGACGCGTACCGGGTTCGAGGACTATCTGATCATCCGGGACCGTAAGGCGGCGCAGGCTCTCGACGAGGTCCGGGTCACGGTGCGGGCCGATGGGCTCGGCATCGAGAAGCAGGCGGACGGCTCGCATCTGCTGACGGATGAGAAGAGCCGGCGGCTGGGCGTGATCGGGGCGCCGACGGGCTGGGATGCCCAGGTGCATCCCCAGTCCCAGGAGCCGACGGATTCCGCCATGTTGGACGTTCAGTCGTCAGTCAATGAGGAAGGGGACACGGCGCAGATCGGTTACCGGCTGGCAGATGACTATGTGCAGGATCCCGGTACGAAGTTCCCGGTGACCATCGACCCTGGGATCAGTCTGCGGCCTTCGTTCGACACGTTCGTGGAGCAGGGCTACACGGAAGACCAGTCGGACTCGCCGGAGCTGAAGCTCGGCAACAACGGCGCGAAGCAGATCGCACGTTCGTTCCTGTCGTTCCCCACTCGGCAGGTCCATGGCAAGCACATCATCGAGGCGGAGCTGCGGCTGTTCAACCACCACTCGTGGACGTGCGAGCCACGGGAGTGGGAGGTGTGGGAGTCCGGATTGGCGGACGAGGACACACGGTGGACGCGCCAGCCCAAGTGGATCAAGAAGATCGCGTCGTCCACGGAAACCAAGGGCGGGGATGCGCACTGTCCCGGTGGGTGGTCGGGGGTGAAGGTCACACCGCTGGTGCAGCAGTGGGCCAACAAGGGGCCGGCCGCGGCGGGCATCGGGCTGCGGGCCACGGACGAGACGGACGCGAAGGGCTGGAAACGCTTCAGCTCGGCTGATGGGGCGCACCCGCCGACACTGGTCGTCACTCTCACCCCGGGGTTGCAGCCGCCGACCAACCTGCTGGCCATGCCCGGGCGGACCACCATCGGAAGGCGGTGGGTGAGCAGTCTGACCCCGCAGGTTTCGGGGACTGTGACCAGCGGGAGTGGCGGCAAGCTGCAGAAGGTCGCTTTCGAACTGGCCGATGCGAACAACAAGGTGCTCACCACGCACGAGCAGGACGGTGTCGCTTCCGGACAGCGGGCCCGCTGGAGCGTCACGCACGGCTTGCTGAAGGAGGGCGGCACGTACGGCTTTCGGATGCGGGCGTTCGACGGGCATGCCTGGTCGGGCTGGTCGGCCCGCTCCACCTTCCACGTCTATCACACCGCCGCGCCGCTGCCGAAGGTGAGCTCCACGGACTTTCCGCACCACGGCTGGGGCGGCAAGATCAACGCGCACGGCCTGTACGCGGGGAAGATCTCTGTCACTTCGGACACCTACGCCGTGGACTACCGCATCGACGACGGCCCCTGGACCGCCCACGTGGTCGACCCGGACGAGCCCTCACAGCTGCCGATCGCCGTCTCCGGCGGTCAGCACACCCTTGAAGTCCGTGCCGTCAACCGGGCCGGTGTGCCCTCCAAGGCCGTGGGCTACGTCTTCAACGCAGGCCCCGGAGCAGCTCTGCTCTCACCCGGTGCAGGCGAGCGCACTGCCCGCCGGGCCGCACTGAACGCGCAGGGCAAGGCCGAGCATACGCACGTCGAGTACCAGTACCGGCGGGCTGCCACGGACCACTGGGCGACGATCCCGGCCAAGCACGTTCGCACGGCTGCGGGCGGCGCGGTGACTTGGCCCATCGCGGCTGCCAAGGGGCATCCGGCGCCGCTGACCTGGACCGTCGCCGACACCCTGGTTGAGGACGGATCGGTTCAGGTGCGGGCCCACTTCACCGGCGGCAAGGGAGCATTCTCCGACCCGCATCACCTCGTGCTCGACATGGATGCGGGCACCGCTCCTCAGTCCGAGATCGGCCCCGGCACGGTCAACCTGCTCACCGGCGCGTACACGCTGAGCGCCACCGACGCCACAGCCTGGGGGGTGAGCGCGGAGCGCACCGCGATTTCCCGGCGGCATGTGACGGCTAACCAGCTCGGGTTGGCAGAGGTGTTCGGGCCGGGCTGGGCGCCCGGCAGCGCTGCAGAAACCACTGGAGCCGCCTATACCTCGGTGCGTAAGACCTCCGGTTCATCTGTGCAGGTCATGTTCGCCGACGGTGACGGAATCGACTTCACCAGGACCGACCATGGCTGGAAGCCCGAGGTTGGGTCGGAGGACTTGACTCTCACCGGATCGGAGTCGGGGTCCTTCACGCTCACGGACACCGCCGGGATCAAGACCACCTTCAAGAAGGCCAGCCCTCAGGCTTCCACCTGGCTGATGACCACCAGCGAGCGGCCGGTGAAGGACTCCACCACTGAGATGGTCTACGAGCCGGTCATCGTCAACCACCACACGCTCGCTCGCCCGAAGTACATCGTCGCCCCCACCTCAGCGGCGAAGCAGAGCGTGTGTGCCAAGACGCCTGCCACGCGCGGCTGCCGCGTCCTGGAGTACGTCTACGCCACCAGCACGACCGCGGACCCCACCCCCGGGCACACGGGCGATATGACCGGACAGGTGAAGCAAATCCGGCTGTGGGCCACCGCCCCCGGAGCCACCAAATCGACCCCCACCGCGATTGCCGCGTTCGCCTACGGCGTCAGCAAGCGGCTGTACTCCACCTGGGACCCGCGTCTGACCGCGCGGCTGAAGACCGGCTACCGCTACGACGCGGCACAGCGCATCACCGGCGTCATCCCGCCGGGTGAACAGCCCTACACGTTCACCTACGGACGGGCAGCCGAAACCTCCACGGCCGGCGAGGGCATGCTGCTGAAGGTCTCCAGGCCCGCCCTGAAGGCGGGGTCGAAGACCGAGACCGACGGCGTCGCCGTCGATTCGGTCGTCTACAACGTCCCACTCAACGGAGCCTCCGCACCCGTGGTGATGACACCCGCCAAGGTCAGCGGCTGGGGGCAGAGCGACGCCCCTACTGACGCCACCGCAATCTTCCCGGCCGACGTGACACCCGCCTCCCACGCCGGCGACCACCTGAGCCGGGCCGATTACCACCGCGCTGACGTCTCCTACATCAACGCCTCCGGGCGTCAGACCAACTACCTCGAACCAGGAGGCCACCTCACCACCACCGGCTACGACCGGTTCGGCAACACCGTGTACTCACTCAGCGCCGGCAACCGCACCCTGGCCCTGGGTGCCTCCGCCGCCAACCAGCAGCGCCTGATCGAACTCGGCCTGAACCCGAAGACCACCACCAGTAGCGAGCGAGCCCACCAGCTCGCCCACACCTCCGCCTACAGCGCGGACGGACTTCGCGAGATCGACAGCCGCGGCCCCATGCACGCCGTGCTGCTTCCGCACGCTTTCCAGAGCGCCAAGAGCGTCTATGCCGAGGCCAACATGGTGGTCGAGGCACGCGACTGGGTGCACCGCACCTTCGACCAAGGCCGACCGACCACCGGAGTGCCGGTCAAGGACCTGCCCACCACCGAGACCTCCGGCCTGGAACTGCCTGGCCATCCCGGGCAGATGGCCGAGTCCCGCGCCGCCACCACGGCCTACGACTGGGCCAAGGGTGTGGTCACCAAGACCGTCCACGACCCCGCTGGTCTGGCCATCACCCGCACCACCAGCTACGACGCCGCGGGCAAGCCGATCCAGTCGACCATGCCCAAATCCGGCGGCACGGACGCCGGCACCACACTCACCGACTATTACACCGCCACCGGATCCACATCCTGCAGCGGCCGCCCAGAATGGGCCGATTTGCCCTGCCGCACCCGCCACGCTGCCCCCGCAGACGCCGGCGCCCACCGGGAACTGCCCGATGTAAGCAGCGAGTACGACTACTACGGTCACCCGGTGAAGCAGGTCGCAGCGGCGAACGGCGCTACCCGAACCACTGTCAGCGTCCACGATGCAGCCGAACGCCCTCACACCGTCACCCTCACCGCCAATACAGGCACGCCGATCGGGAAACGCACCCTCACCTACGACCCGCACACCGGCCGCGCCACCGCCATCGGTGCGGACGGCAAGAGCGTGCACACCGAATACGACGTGCTGGGCCGCACCGTGTCTTACACGGATGCCGACGGAGCGGTGACGCACACAGAGTACGACCGCCTCGATCGCCCCACCCGCATCACCAACAGCGCGCCCTCCGTCACCAGTTACACCTACGACACCACCAAAGACCCCCGCGGCCTGGCCACCTCCATGACCGCGGACAAGTTCGGCACCATCACCGGACGCTACGACGACGACGGAGCGCTGACCGAGCAGACACTGCCCGGCAACATCATTACGCTCGACACCACCGACCCCACCGGCACCGCGACAGGCCGCAGTTACCAGCGCACGACGGATCAGCAGACCATCACCGCTGAGACCGTACTGCCCGGTCCGCACGCCCAGTGGGCCAGCCACGGATCCGACGTCACTGGCCTTCGCCACTACCGCTACGACGCCGACGGCCGCCTGGTCCGCAGCGAACACCTGGATCCCGTAGGACGGTGCACCGCCCACGAGTACACCTTCGACAACAACAGCAACCGCCTGACCAAGAACAGCCACACCGCGCTCGACGGCAACTGCACAGCAGGCCCCAGCGCTACACAGAAGCACGCCTACGACAGTGCCGACCGGCTCGCCGACAAGGGCTACGCCTACGACGAATTCGGCAACACCACAACCCAACCCGGCATCACCACCGCGTTCTACGCCAACGACCTCGTCCGCCAGCAGCAGACCAACGCCCTGCGCACCACATGGGACATCGACCCCCTTGGGCGCCGCCACACGGCCACGACACAGACCAAGGACAACAACAGCTGGGGCAACGGCCAAAGCGAAGTCAACCACTACAACGACAACGCCGACGCCCCATCCTGGACGCTCAACCAAGCCTCAGGAAGCATCACCCGCCACCTCCAGGACCTCGCCGGCGATCTGATCGCCAGCAACGACGGAGCGCAAACCCAACTCGAATTCTCCGACCTGCACGGAGATACGACTCTCACCCTCGGCACGGGCGACCAGGCGCAAGTGCGCACCTATGACGAATACGGCGCGCCCACCGACGGCCAGACCGCCCACCGCTACGGCTGGCTCGGCGCCTATCAACGCTCCACCCAGACACCCACCGGCGACCTCCTCATGGGCGCCCGCCTCTACAACCCCGCCCTCGGCCGCTTCCTGCAAAAGGACCCCATCCCCGGTGGTAGCGCTACCGCCTACGACTACGTCAACCAGGACCCGGTCAACGAAACAGACCTCGACGGCAAGTGCTTCTGGGACGCGTGCATCGGCGAAGCCTGGGCCGCCTACGCCCTGGGGGCGGCAGCCATCGGCGCTGGTTTCGCAGCCGCGTCTTACCTGCGCGATCACCCCATCCACCTCGGGGGCGGCGACTCCGGCACCACCACGAGCCACCACTACGACTTCGGCCTCAGCGGCTCCGCCCACACCATGGCAGAGGCCATCCGCCGACAAGCCGCGCACATGTCCGCGGCCGCCCATCACGCCGCCTCACACCACATCGTCCTCAGAGGCGCCAAGAAGAAGAACTGGTCACAGCAGGGCCGCGTGAACGGAAAGAAGGAGCACACCAGTACCAGCAATGGAAGCAAGGGACGGACGAAGCAGGTTCACCAAAAGGGTGACCGTCATGGAGGGTGGAAAAAGCAAAGCAGACACGACTGGAAGCCCAACCGCAACAAGCGCAAGTAG
- a CDS encoding trypsin-like serine peptidase produces the protein MAETTGPAMATPGTTAVAVADARTAKVGALFRGGLEGKHFCTASVVDSPRRDLIVTAAHCVGDDHEELAFVPGYHDGQAPHGIWALEAVHVSGAWSKDSDPEADLAFVRLAPLEGREIQDVVGAAPLGREEDAAPVTVVGYPNSREAPLTCTNVIAAHGAMHRRIHCPAYSSGTSGSPWLHPTGAIVGILGGHEGGGILPDISYGTVLDDRAMELYQRAVQQR, from the coding sequence GTGGCAGAGACCACCGGGCCGGCCATGGCCACCCCCGGCACGACCGCCGTCGCCGTCGCCGATGCCCGAACGGCCAAGGTCGGCGCGCTCTTCCGCGGCGGCCTGGAAGGCAAGCACTTCTGCACCGCCTCCGTGGTGGACAGCCCACGCCGGGACCTCATCGTCACAGCCGCACACTGCGTTGGCGATGACCATGAGGAGCTTGCCTTCGTGCCCGGCTATCACGACGGCCAAGCTCCGCATGGCATATGGGCGCTGGAAGCTGTTCATGTCAGTGGGGCGTGGTCCAAGGACAGTGATCCCGAGGCCGACCTGGCCTTCGTGCGCCTCGCGCCGCTCGAGGGCCGGGAGATCCAGGATGTCGTAGGAGCGGCGCCCCTGGGCAGGGAGGAGGACGCGGCCCCGGTGACGGTGGTCGGGTATCCCAACTCCAGGGAGGCCCCTCTCACATGTACCAACGTCATCGCAGCACATGGGGCGATGCATCGGCGTATCCACTGCCCGGCCTACTCCTCCGGCACCAGCGGCAGCCCTTGGCTCCATCCCACCGGGGCGATCGTCGGCATCCTCGGTGGCCATGAGGGCGGTGGCATCCTGCCGGACATCTCCTATGGCACGGTGCTCGACGACCGGGCCATGGAGCTCTACCAACGAGCGGTACAACAACGATGA
- a CDS encoding DsbA family protein encodes MRSNEESRGSSEVATHRAARSSHRRKVLVGAAAASALALAAGGAWLLFGSGEDGPKPKPLVLPANVSGTQGTVVTQGKLDAQHTIQVFMDPRCPACASTQKVLGRTIRELADKGTHKVEYHFVAFTDKSLGGTGSKQALNALGAAANESPEKFLDFVTVLYENQPAVPRDDKFSSSETLLRLADKVEGLRTPAFEKAVNELTYEPWAEKATKVFKDAGVTSTPTVHLDGHPITVLQPGGQPVPVKNFTQQVTKSA; translated from the coding sequence ATGCGCAGCAATGAGGAGAGCCGGGGGAGTTCCGAGGTGGCTACGCATCGGGCCGCACGGTCCTCACACCGCCGCAAGGTTTTGGTCGGCGCCGCCGCGGCATCTGCGCTCGCGCTGGCCGCCGGTGGTGCGTGGTTGCTGTTCGGCAGTGGTGAGGATGGCCCGAAGCCCAAGCCGCTGGTGCTGCCCGCAAACGTCTCGGGCACGCAGGGCACGGTTGTGACCCAGGGTAAGTTGGATGCTCAGCACACCATCCAGGTGTTCATGGACCCGCGCTGCCCGGCCTGCGCGTCCACCCAGAAGGTGCTCGGCAGGACTATCCGTGAGCTCGCCGACAAGGGCACGCACAAGGTCGAGTACCACTTTGTCGCGTTCACGGACAAGTCTCTCGGCGGCACCGGCTCCAAGCAGGCTCTCAACGCTCTGGGCGCCGCGGCCAACGAAAGTCCGGAGAAGTTCCTCGACTTCGTCACCGTGCTGTATGAGAACCAGCCGGCCGTCCCTCGTGACGACAAGTTCTCCTCGTCCGAGACCTTGTTGAGGCTCGCGGACAAGGTTGAAGGGTTGCGTACCCCGGCCTTCGAGAAGGCGGTCAATGAGCTGACGTATGAGCCGTGGGCGGAGAAGGCAACCAAGGTGTTCAAGGACGCCGGAGTCACTAGCACCCCCACGGTCCACCTGGACGGCCACCCGATTACAGTGCTCCAGCCCGGCGGCCAGCCTGTCCCGGTCAAGAACTTCACGCAGCAGGTGACCAAGAGCGCATGA
- a CDS encoding tetratricopeptide repeat protein, producing the protein MQDLDPALQQALRLSNDEDDFDAAQDLLLDAVTRKIPRSQWAYGTFLASWGRYEEAEPVLRSALANQEEGAELALAGVLEDMGHTQDAVKILLPKAQLGVPGFSLQLADTLAEHLEYRLEAEHWYLKALQQDDPDAPNNYAVHLGSLGRKEEAKKFLLQGIKAGDTKAMVNYARALSEDGNGELAIQFWQRAVSSGEVSALLDLALHYEESEQLDAAEECYLQAVTDGLPEAHVKYGIFLSELEGREADAESSFLAAIDNREPSGHWEYALYLNELGRKGEAVQQYHHAIEDGCTDAYLNLAVYHELRGEKEQAEQNYRASLDAGDVLAPIGYAEFLAENGASARRLHAVLERAREIGAPEEDVSKIERMAQL; encoded by the coding sequence ATGCAAGATCTAGACCCTGCACTCCAACAGGCCTTGAGACTGAGCAACGACGAGGACGATTTCGACGCCGCGCAGGACCTCCTCCTCGACGCAGTCACCCGCAAAATCCCCCGCAGCCAGTGGGCCTACGGAACCTTCCTGGCCTCCTGGGGGCGGTACGAAGAGGCCGAACCCGTTCTCCGGTCCGCTCTGGCGAACCAAGAAGAAGGTGCGGAGTTGGCACTCGCGGGCGTACTGGAGGACATGGGACATACACAGGACGCAGTGAAGATCCTGCTACCGAAAGCGCAATTGGGCGTGCCAGGGTTCTCTCTCCAGTTGGCCGACACCCTGGCAGAGCACCTGGAATACCGGCTGGAAGCAGAACATTGGTACCTCAAGGCGCTCCAGCAGGATGACCCGGACGCTCCAAATAACTATGCCGTACACCTTGGCTCGCTCGGGAGAAAGGAAGAAGCGAAGAAGTTCCTTCTCCAGGGAATCAAGGCTGGCGATACGAAAGCTATGGTGAACTATGCCCGCGCCCTCAGCGAAGACGGCAACGGTGAACTTGCCATCCAATTCTGGCAACGTGCCGTATCAAGTGGCGAGGTCAGCGCTCTCCTGGATCTGGCCCTTCACTACGAGGAATCGGAACAGCTGGATGCTGCCGAGGAGTGCTATCTCCAGGCTGTCACCGATGGCCTGCCAGAGGCGCACGTCAAGTACGGAATCTTCCTGTCGGAACTTGAGGGCAGGGAGGCGGATGCCGAATCGAGCTTCCTCGCTGCCATCGACAATCGAGAGCCATCCGGACACTGGGAATACGCGCTGTATCTCAATGAATTGGGCCGCAAGGGAGAAGCGGTTCAGCAATATCACCATGCCATCGAAGATGGCTGCACTGACGCATATCTGAACCTTGCCGTCTATCACGAACTGAGAGGCGAGAAGGAACAGGCCGAACAGAACTATCGGGCATCCTTGGATGCAGGGGACGTCTTGGCTCCCATCGGCTATGCGGAATTTTTGGCAGAGAATGGCGCTTCGGCGCGACGGCTGCATGCTGTGCTTGAAAGGGCGAGGGAGATCGGTGCCCCAGAAGAAGATGTCTCTAAGATCGAGCGAATGGCCCAACTCTGA
- a CDS encoding lytic transglycosylase domain-containing protein has translation MLCLAVLAAALTTAGVQVPTADAEESAPGPGSPQAQPRGDGRLELPGLTTDPPGMQDGELPDGAAEIPGTALDAYQGAVTAVAEALPGCKLPWELVASIGRVESVHASGYGLRADGTTEKPIRGPRLDGNGFALIRDTDGGKWDGDTEYDRAVGPMQFIPSTWAEWGADGNGDGERNPNNIYDAALGAGLYLCAGGRDLSKDEDLDKAVLSYNRSREYVNTVLGWMRTYQGGVHEVPDPSATDDSSSETPAPSPSTQTAGPSAPPSSPSKPASPSKPQAPNQPGTPDGTEGANRPSTPPAAVVTRLEPVGDGSLEAEAGSTFAVRPQVRALKSDGTVVAHKLVMYEIAGATGARFDGGRRQVTVTTDGRGIATAPRLRAGDQPGTFTIRASLGQLPDVTFDATVRPRPTQVADQLIRITDEPLQAPAGGLFDAPLHILATAAGKPVAGVRITASLEPVEGGPFFKEEGAAGRAAHSVVLDPPGADGQVAVPEIAAGDHPGTYTLVLTTPEGVRLEIPLTVTETVQ, from the coding sequence ATGCTGTGCCTGGCGGTCCTGGCCGCGGCACTGACCACGGCTGGAGTGCAGGTACCCACCGCAGACGCCGAGGAGTCTGCTCCCGGACCGGGCAGTCCGCAAGCGCAGCCGCGGGGCGACGGCCGCCTCGAGCTGCCGGGGCTGACGACGGACCCGCCAGGGATGCAGGACGGCGAACTGCCCGACGGTGCGGCCGAGATACCGGGTACGGCCCTGGACGCCTACCAGGGGGCCGTGACCGCTGTGGCGGAGGCTCTGCCGGGCTGCAAGCTGCCGTGGGAGCTGGTCGCCAGCATAGGCCGGGTCGAGTCGGTGCACGCTTCGGGATATGGGCTGCGCGCCGACGGCACCACCGAGAAGCCGATTCGCGGGCCGCGCCTCGACGGCAACGGCTTCGCCCTGATCCGGGACACCGATGGCGGCAAGTGGGACGGGGACACCGAGTACGACCGGGCTGTCGGGCCCATGCAGTTCATCCCCTCCACCTGGGCCGAGTGGGGCGCCGACGGCAACGGCGACGGTGAGCGCAACCCCAACAACATCTATGACGCGGCCTTGGGCGCGGGCCTGTATCTCTGCGCCGGAGGCCGGGACTTGTCGAAGGACGAGGACCTGGACAAGGCAGTGCTTAGCTATAACCGCTCGCGGGAGTACGTCAATACGGTCCTGGGCTGGATGCGTACCTATCAAGGCGGCGTGCACGAGGTGCCCGACCCGTCGGCCACCGACGACTCCAGCAGTGAGACGCCGGCTCCCTCGCCTTCGACACAGACGGCGGGCCCGAGCGCGCCGCCCAGCTCACCGTCGAAACCGGCATCCCCGAGCAAGCCGCAAGCTCCGAACCAGCCCGGTACCCCGGATGGAACGGAGGGGGCGAACAGGCCATCGACGCCTCCCGCTGCCGTGGTCACACGGCTCGAACCGGTGGGTGACGGCTCCTTGGAGGCTGAGGCCGGAAGTACCTTCGCAGTCCGCCCTCAGGTGCGCGCATTGAAGAGCGACGGGACCGTAGTGGCGCACAAGCTAGTGATGTACGAGATAGCCGGGGCCACCGGTGCACGCTTCGACGGTGGACGCAGGCAGGTCACGGTCACTACCGACGGGCGAGGTATCGCCACTGCCCCACGCCTACGCGCGGGTGATCAGCCCGGTACGTTCACCATCCGGGCCAGCCTCGGGCAGCTCCCGGATGTGACCTTCGACGCCACCGTCCGCCCGCGCCCCACTCAGGTGGCAGACCAGCTGATACGGATCACGGACGAGCCGCTGCAAGCGCCGGCAGGCGGGTTGTTCGATGCGCCGCTGCACATCCTGGCCACTGCTGCGGGCAAGCCCGTCGCCGGCGTGCGAATCACTGCTTCCTTGGAGCCCGTCGAGGGCGGTCCGTTCTTCAAGGAAGAAGGCGCTGCGGGCCGGGCGGCGCACAGTGTCGTCCTGGACCCACCGGGTGCGGATGGCCAGGTGGCCGTTCCCGAGATTGCGGCAGGCGATCACCCCGGTACGTACACGCTCGTACTGACCACCCCGGAAGGTGTCCGGCTTGAGATCCCGCTGACCGTCACCGAAACCGTCCAGTAG